The following are from one region of the Fusobacterium varium genome:
- a CDS encoding LysR family transcriptional regulator: MTPSLKMFLVVAEEMSISKAAARSFVTQQCVSDHIKRLEDEYGVVLFKRRPRLSLTQEGKVMLKVVKEMENLEEKLKMQLENIKENRIEKLVIGINATRINILLPKLLPIYHKLYPNVIISFVRHETRELEQMLLKGGIDMFVGVNTHTNPQFRTVALGNDKLHILLSAKMVEKYFSLDEETIRNMRKGLNFSQLKDIPFVGNFEGSTLNELVNYYTEKSGIELNNLYYTGDYDTQIALCSANLAAVACPTMILNKVLEYNKKVPKDEKIYIFPLNNQSEELKIELISNREVETTPHGEKFAELLKDEIEDNIDTLKEYLDSL, from the coding sequence AAGTGATCATATAAAGCGGCTAGAAGATGAATATGGTGTTGTTCTCTTTAAAAGAAGACCTCGATTGTCTTTAACACAAGAAGGAAAGGTTATGCTAAAGGTTGTTAAAGAGATGGAAAATTTAGAGGAAAAGTTAAAGATGCAACTTGAAAATATAAAGGAAAATAGGATAGAAAAGCTTGTGATAGGGATAAATGCTACAAGAATAAATATACTTTTACCAAAGTTGCTTCCAATTTATCATAAACTATATCCAAATGTTATAATATCTTTTGTTAGACATGAAACAAGAGAATTAGAGCAGATGCTATTAAAAGGTGGAATTGATATGTTTGTAGGAGTTAATACCCATACAAATCCTCAGTTTAGAACAGTAGCATTGGGAAATGATAAACTACATATTTTACTTTCAGCAAAAATGGTAGAAAAATATTTTTCATTAGATGAAGAAACTATAAGAAATATGAGAAAAGGATTGAATTTTTCACAGCTGAAAGATATTCCTTTTGTAGGAAATTTTGAGGGGAGTACTCTAAATGAACTTGTAAACTATTATACAGAAAAAAGTGGAATAGAATTAAATAATCTATATTATACAGGAGATTATGATACACAAATTGCTCTATGTTCAGCAAATTTGGCAGCAGTAGCATGTCCAACAATGATATTAAATAAGGTTTTAGAATATAATAAAAAAGTACCGAAAGATGAAAAAATATATATTTTCCCTTTAAATAACCAAAGTGAAGAGCTAAAAATTGAGTTAATCAGCAATAGAGAGGTAGAAACTACACCTCATGGAGAGAAATTTGCAGAGCTTTTAAAAGATGAGATAGAAGATAATATTGACACATTAAAAGAATATCTAGATTCTTTATAA